The following are encoded together in the Populus trichocarpa isolate Nisqually-1 chromosome 5, P.trichocarpa_v4.1, whole genome shotgun sequence genome:
- the LOC7476898 gene encoding bet1-like SNARE 1-1 isoform X1 — MNSRRDIRNNRAALFDGIEEGGIRASSSYSSHEIDEQDNERALEGLQDRVILLKRLSGDINEEVDNHNLMLDRMGNDMDSSRGVLSGTMDRFKMVFETKSSRRMFTLVASFVVLFLIIYYLTR; from the exons ATGAATTCGAGGAG GGACATCCGTAACAATAGAGCTGCTCTTTTTGATGGAATTGAGGAGGGTGGCATCAGAGCCTCATCCTCTTACTCCTCCCATGAGATTGATGAGCAAGATAATGAAAGAGCTTTGGAAGGATTGCAAGATAGAGTCATTCTGCTGAAGAGA CTGTCAGGTGATATAAATGAAGAGGTGGACAACCATAATCTTATGCTAGACAGAATG GGCAATGATATGGATTCTTCCAGGGGAGTGCTGTCAGGAACCATGGATCGCTTTAAGATG GTATTTGAAACCAAATCAAGCCGTAGAATGTTTACACTCGTGGCATCATTTGTGGTCCTATTCCTAATTATATACTATCTCACTAGGTAA
- the LOC7454337 gene encoding deoxyhypusine hydroxylase yields the protein MGSLKATIPTDSRSNLEQFLFDRLLDQSQPIHERFRALFSLRNLKGPGPRNALIHATRDSSNLLAHEAAFALGQMQDAEAIPALEAVLNDLSLHPIVRHEAAEALGAIGLESIVPLLKNSLTGDPAQEVRETCELALKRIEEMNATTSTVDGSSVAEKSPFLSVDPAAPASLSSSVDELRGFLLDEKRGMYERYGALFALRNHGGDGAVSAIVDSLAANSALLKHEVAYVLGQLQNKAASAALCRILRNANEHPMVRHEAAEALGSIADEKSVALLEEFSKDPEPLVAQSCEVALSMLEFERSGKSFEYLFMQDPLAQA from the exons ATGGGTTCATTGAAAGCAACCATCCCAACAGATTCCCGGTCCAACTTGGAGCAATTTCTTTTTGATCGGTTGCTCGACCAGAGCCAGCCCATCCACGAGCGCTTTAGAGCTCTCTTCTCTCTCCGTAACCTCAAAGGCCCTGGACCCCGCAACGCCCTCATTCATG CAACAAGGGATTCTTCAAATTTGCTGGCACATGAGGCTGCATTTGCGTTGGGTCAAATGCAAGATGCTGAAGCTATCCCTGCTCTGGAAGCAGTTCTAAATGATCTTTCTTTGCATCCTATTGTTCGCCATGAG GCTGCTGAAGCTCTTGGTGCAATTGGTTTAGAGAGTATTGTACCTCTTTTGAAGAATAGCTTGACTGGTGATCCGGCTCAGGAGGTTAGAGAAACTTGTGAACTGGCTCTCAAGCGAATTGAGGAAATGAATGCTACAACAAGCACTGTTGATGGATCATCTGTGGCTGAAAAATCACCCTTCCTGTCTGTTGACCCAGCCGCACCAGCTTCTTTAAGCTCTTCTGTTGATGAGCTGAG GGGATTTCTTCTGGATGAAAAAAGAGGCATGTATGAGCGCTACGGTGCTCTTTTTGCACTTCGGAATCATGGTGGGGATGGAGCTGTTTCTGCTATAGTTGATTCTTTGGCTGCAAATAGTGCACTGCTTAAGCATGAG GTTGCTTATGTTTTGGGCCAATTGCAAAACAAAGCTGCTTCAGCTGCCCTTTGTAGAATACTTAGAAATGCAAATGAGCATCCAATGGTCAGGCATGAGGCTGCAGAAGCTCTTGGTTCCATTGCAG ATGAGAAAAGTGTTGCGCTTCTTGAGGAATTCTCAAAGGATCCTGAGCCTCTTGTTGCACAAAGCTGTGAAGTTGCTCTGAGCATGCTAGAATTTGAAAGATCAGGAAAATCATTTGAG TACCTCTTCATGCAAGACCCTCTAGCACAAGCTTAA
- the LOC7476898 gene encoding bet1-like SNARE 1-1 isoform X3: MNSRRDIRNNRAALFDGIEEGGIRASSSYSSHEIDEQDNERALEGLQDRVILLKRLSGDINEEVDNHNLMLDRMGNDMDSSRGVLSGTMDRFKMLHEISQLLNLLRAA, from the exons ATGAATTCGAGGAG GGACATCCGTAACAATAGAGCTGCTCTTTTTGATGGAATTGAGGAGGGTGGCATCAGAGCCTCATCCTCTTACTCCTCCCATGAGATTGATGAGCAAGATAATGAAAGAGCTTTGGAAGGATTGCAAGATAGAGTCATTCTGCTGAAGAGA CTGTCAGGTGATATAAATGAAGAGGTGGACAACCATAATCTTATGCTAGACAGAATG GGCAATGATATGGATTCTTCCAGGGGAGTGCTGTCAGGAACCATGGATCGCTTTAAGATG ttGCATGAAATCAGCCAGTTGCTTAATCTTCTGAG GGCAGCTTGA
- the LOC7476898 gene encoding bet1-like SNARE 1-1 isoform X2, with protein MNSRRDIRNNRAALFDGIEEGGIRASSSYSSHEIDEQDNERALEGLQDRVILLKRLSGDINEEVDNHNLMLDRMGNDMDSSRGVLSGTMDRFKMLHEISQLLNLLSLTNRTNYV; from the exons ATGAATTCGAGGAG GGACATCCGTAACAATAGAGCTGCTCTTTTTGATGGAATTGAGGAGGGTGGCATCAGAGCCTCATCCTCTTACTCCTCCCATGAGATTGATGAGCAAGATAATGAAAGAGCTTTGGAAGGATTGCAAGATAGAGTCATTCTGCTGAAGAGA CTGTCAGGTGATATAAATGAAGAGGTGGACAACCATAATCTTATGCTAGACAGAATG GGCAATGATATGGATTCTTCCAGGGGAGTGCTGTCAGGAACCATGGATCGCTTTAAGATG ttGCATGAAATCAGCCAGTTGCTTAATCTTCTGAG CTTGACTAACCGAACCAATTATGTTTAG
- the LOC7476899 gene encoding LOB domain-containing protein 16, which yields MASSGTGTGSPCGACKFLRRKCASDCIFAPYFCSEQGPARFAAIHKVFGASNVSKLLLHVPVAERCEAVVTIAYEAQARIRDPVYGCVAHIFALQQQVACLQAQLMQVKAQLAQNLIDSPRINAENIHHQWQGNNISGVPSFPTHPNYINPISPQSSLDSVDLISNNIDRGMMNMQDIQSREEFAFQSRAKVKRPCNSDLGELQALALRMMRN from the exons ATGGCATCATCAGGGACAGGCACTGGCTCCCCTTGTGGAGCATGCAAGTTTCTCCGGAGAAAATGTGCGTCCGATTGTATTTTTGCGCCTTACTTTTGCTCTGAACAAGGGCCTGCTCGATTTGCAGCCATTCATAAGGTTTTTGGTGCTAGTAATGTATCGAAGTTGTTGTTGCATGTCCCGGTTGCTGAACGCTGTGAGGCGGTTGTCACTATCGCCTATGAAGCTCAAGCAAGGATCAGAGACCCCGTTTATGGATGTGTTGCCCATATTTTTGCCTTGCAACAACAG GTTGCATGTTTGCAAGCACAGTTGATGCAAGTGAAGGCTCAACTAGCACAAAATCTAATCGATTCACCACGCATTAATGCAGAGAATATTCACCATCAGTGGCAAGGAAATAACATATCTGGGGTGCCATCATTTCCAACTCATCCAAATTACATCAATCCAATCTCTCCACAAAGCTCACTTGATTCAGTTGACCTCATCAGCAACAATATTGATCGTGGGATGATGAATATGCAAGATATACAAAGCAGAGAGGAGTTTGCATTCCAATCTCGTGCAAAGGTCAAAAGGCCATGCAATAGCGACCTGGGTGAGCTTCAAGCACTGGCGCTTAGAATGATGAGGAACTGA